In Montipora capricornis isolate CH-2021 chromosome 4, ASM3666992v2, whole genome shotgun sequence, a single genomic region encodes these proteins:
- the LOC138045579 gene encoding glutathione hydrolase 1 proenzyme-like: protein MDPEATTKMQVTPDGTDEKDVGIRFDKSSKYSKKCKIITALSVFLVFVIILIVVLVLVLRTRKDEEPTRKDEEPTTVAPTTDGIPPLSDAAPKGADGPYTNAVVAADAGLCSELGRDILEQNGSAVDSAIATLFCVGVINMHSAGIGGGGFMTVYNKSSNKVEVFDYREVAPLRAHKNMYVDGSLDSRYGASAVAVPGEVNGYRTVWKKYGRLPWKNLVQPAIDLAQKGFRFGYAAHNAGERSLTRIKNDAGLRELLIDNNGNLKKLGTVLKMPKLAKTLEIIRDDPDSFYNGSLAQDIVKDIQDGGGIITLEDLKNYTTAVRTPLSGTIGNFTWYTDPPPSSGAVLSLILNILKGYNFTEENRKDLNSTILTFHRIVEAFKFGFAYRALLGDEDFWDVKEVVKNMTSEEFGESLRHKIYDNRTFANFTYYGDFYSRPNDQGTAHLSIISPDGDAVAATSTINLLFGSKYRSTRTGIIYNDEMDDFSTPGKKNAFGIEPSQSNFIEPGKRPMSSMSPTIFVDSTGVPRLAVGASGGSRIITGISLVIMNYLWFNRNLTQAVVDPRLHHQLIPNVISINENYPIPFNIQAGLIELGHKIVNTTSFTAVQAAATSSDGKLYGKADPRKSSYAAGF from the exons GCAGGTGACCCCAGACGGGACAGATGAAAAGGATGTTGGCATTAGATTTGATAAAAGCTCAAAGTA TTCAAAAAAGTGCAAAATAATAACAGCACTCAGTGtgtttttagtttttgtgaTTATTCTCATTGTCGTCTTGGTCTTGGTGCTACGGACAAGGAAAGATGAAGAACCGACAAGGAAAGATGAAGAACCGACTACTGTGGCTCCAACGACAGATGGCATACCGCCACTATCAGACGCTG CTCCAAAGGGGGCCGATGGACCATACACCAACGCGGTCGTTGCTGCCGACGCTGGACTCTGTTCTGAGTTGGGGAGAGACATTCTCGAACAAAATGGTTCAGCGGTTGATTCTGCCATTGCCACCCTGTTTTGTGTAGGCGTCATTAATATGCACTCGGCTGGTATCGGAGGCGGTGGGTTTATGACGGTGTATAATAAGAGCTCGAATAAAGTCGAAGTTTTTGACTACAGAGAAGTGGCACCTCTTCGGGCACACAAGAACATGTATGTTGACGGCAGCCTTGACTCCAGATATG GTGCATCTGCTGTAGCAGTGCCTGGAGAAGTAAATGGATATCGTACAGTTTGGAAAAAATATGGAAGATTACCATGGAAGAATCTTGTCCAACCAGCAATTGACTTGGCACAGAAAGGATTTCGATTTGGTTACGCTGCACATAATGCAGGCGAGAGGTCGTTGACAAGGATTAAAAACGATGCAGGGTTAAG GGAACTTCTGATAGACAACAatggaaatttgaaaaagttaGGAACTGTTCTAAAGATGCCCAAGCTCGCGAAAACTTTAGAGATAATCCGTGATGACCCAGACAGCTTCTACAACGGCAGCCTCGCTCAGGATatagttaaagatatccaagaTGGTGGGGGTATCATCACACTTGAGGACTTAAAAAACTACACAACAGCGGTTCGAACACCTCTCTCAGGAACAATCGGAAACTTTACTTGGTATACAGATCCACCTCCGAGCAGCGGCGCCGTTCTTTCATTGATTCTGAACAttttgaaag GTTACAACTTCACAGAGGAAAACCGCAAAGATCTTAACAGCACAATTCTGACTTTCCATCGCATTGTGGAAGCGTTCAAGTTTGGTTTTGCCTACAGGGCATTGCTTGGAGATGAAGATTTCTGGGACGTTAAAGAG GTTGTTAAGAATATGACCAGTGAAGAGTTTGGAGAGTCTCTTCGTCACAAAATCTACGACAACCGAACCTTTGCAAACTTTACGTACTATGGGGATTTTTATTCCAGGCCAAATGACCAAGGAACAGCGCATCTGTCAATCATTTCGCCTGATGGTGACGCTGTGGCTGCCACAAGCACTATCAATCTTCT CTTTGGCTCAAAGTATCGCTCAACTCGCACCGGCATCATTTACAACGATGAAATGGACGACTTTTCTACACCTGGGAAAAAGAATGCATTCGGCATTGAGCCATCACAGAGCAACTTTATCGAGCCTGGGAAACGTCCCATGTCTTCAATGAGCCCCACGATATTTGTTGACAGCACAGGCGTTCCCCGTTTAGCGGTTGGAGCATCTGGAGGAAGCAGAATTATTACTGGTATCTCTTTG GTTATAATGAACTATTTGTGGTTTAATAGAAACCTTACACAAGCAGTAGTAGATCCAAGGCTTCACCACCAGTTGATTCCAAACGTGATTAGCATCAACGAAAATTATCCAATTCCTTTCAATATACAAGCAGGGCTAATAGAACTTGGCCACAAGATTGTCAATACAACTTCTTTTACAGCTGTACAAGCTGCCGCAACCAGCAGCGATGGGAAACTGTACGGCAAGGCGGATCCCAGGAAGAGTTCCTACGCCGCGGGATTTTAA
- the LOC138045577 gene encoding glutathione hydrolase 1 proenzyme-like, with protein MSKTDPNFEVKYKDVPQNESQRRISKRKVIIIAVVVAVVVLALIIALVLILTKEKPAPTPQPTIKLPPTGPPGADGPYQHAVVASDAGPCSEIGREILKKGGTAVDSAIATLFCIGVYNMHSAGIGGGGFMVVYNKSTNFVEVIDFREEAPGKANRTMFVGGKMNSRVGATASGVPGEVKGFHEAWKKYGKMAWKDLVQPSIDMAKNGFPFGYSAHYAATRKSVKPLLKNNPGFRELLFNEDGELKKLGEILHMPKFAGTLERIRDDPDDFYNGNLARDVVQDIQDGGGIFTVQDMRNYRAKFKRPVEGKMGNYSFFSTPPPGSGVVLSLILNILKGYNFKPSDRQETEKSILTYHRIVEAFKFAYAYRALLGDQDFANVTEIVKNMTDPDFAEAIRLKILDNTTFSDYKHYGDYYYNASQQGTSHLSVIAENGDAVSATTTINLFFGARYRSTRTGIIYNNEMDDFSTPGLLNAYGVLPSESNMIYPGKRPQSSTAPAIFLDDDGVARLVIGASGGTKITTAISLVTMNYLWFGRTLPQAVVEPRLHHQLLPMYIRIDKDYPILLAIQGGLQRLGHEVRNISGYAVVQATARNPDGSLTGKSDPRKSGWAAGY; from the exons aataaGTAAGAGGAAAGTGATCATCATTGCAGTTGTGGTGGCTGTGGTAGTGCTAGCCCTCATCATTGCGTTAGTGCTCATTTTAACCAAAGAAAAGCCAGCCCCAACTCCGCAACCTACGATAAAGCTTCCTCCGACTGGACCCCCCGGAGCTGACGGCCCGTACCAGCACGCTGTAGTTGCGTCCGATGCAGGACCATGTTCGGAAATAGGTCGGGAAATCTTAAAAAAAGGGGGGACAGCTGTGGATTCAGCTATTGCCACCCTGTTTTGCATCGGAGTTTACAATATGCATTCGGCTGGCATCGGTGGTGGGGGCTTTATGGTAGTGTACAATAAAAGTACGAATTTCGTGGAGGTGATAGATTTTCGAGAAGAGGCGCCTGGCAAGGCCAATAGAACAATGTTCGTTGGAGGCAAAATGAACTCAAGAGTCG GTGCGACAGCTTCGGGAGTGCCTGGCGAAGTTAAAGGATTTCACGAAGCCTGGAAAAAGTATGGCAAAATGGCGTGGAAGGATTTGGTACAGCCTTCCATTGACATGGCCAAGAACGGATTTCCCTTCGGCTACTCGGCTCATTATGCTGCTACGCGAAAGAGTGTTAAGCCACTACTTAAAAATAATCCTGGTTTTAG ggaACTTCTCTTTAACGAAGACGGTGAATTGAAAAAACTGGGAGAAATTTTGCACATGCCCAAATTTGCCGGAACCTTGGAGCGAATCCGTGACGACCCAGATGATTTCTATAATGGAAACTTGGCCAGGGATGTTGTGCAGgatattcaagatggtggcggaATTTTTACAGTGCAAGACATGAGGAACTATAGAGCCAAATTTAAGCGACCAGTGGAAGGCAAAATGGGAAATTATTCATTTTTCTCTACTCCTCCGCCCGGCAGTGGAGTAGTGCTAAGTTTGATTCTCaatatcttaaaag GTTACAACTTCAAACCATCGGACCgtcaagaaactgaaaagtctATCCTGACGTACCACAGGATTGTGGAGGCCTTCAAATTTGCATACGCTTACAGAGCTTTGCTGGGAGACCAAGATTTTGCTAATGTCACTGAG ATCGTAAAAAACATGACCGATCCAGATTTTGCAGAAGCCATACGACTTAAGATTCTGGACAACACGACCTTCTCGGATTATAAACATTACGGTGATTATTATTACAACGCCAGCCAACAGGGAACCTCGCATTTGTCAGTCATCGCAGAAAACGGCGACGCTGTTTCAGCGACCACAACGATTAACCTGTT TTTTGGAGCAAGATATCGTTCAACCCGTACTGGCATAATATACAACAATGAAATGGACGACTTTTCAACTCCAGGTTTGTTGAACGCCTACGGCGTCCTACCATCGGAGTCTAATATGATTTACCCTGGAAAACGGCCTCAGTCTTCCACAGCGCCGGCGATATTTTTGGACGACGATGGAGTGGCCCGCTTAGTTATTGGAGCTTCTGGTGGAACCAAGATAACTACTGCCATTTCCTTG GTTACGATGAACTACCTTTGGTTCGGCCGAACTTTGCCACAAGCAGTGGTAGAGCCCAGGCTCCACCATCAGCTCTTGCCAATGTACATTCGCATCGATAAAGATTACCCAATCCTCTTGGCTATCCAAGGAGGATTACAGAGGCTTGGGCACGAAGTGAGGAATATCAGTGGGTATGCTGTCGTACAAGCTACAGCTAGGAACCCGGATGGCTCTCTGACGGGCAAGTCCGACCCCAGAAAAAGCGGATGGGCCGCGGGGTACTGA